Proteins found in one Gammaproteobacteria bacterium genomic segment:
- a CDS encoding argininosuccinate synthase has product MMTDIRKVVLAYSGGLDTSVILRWLEEQYQCEVVTFTADLGQGEEVEPARAKAKQLGVKEIYIEDLREEFVRDFVYPMFRCNTIYEGEYLLGTSIARPLIAKRLIEIARETGADAISHGATGKGNDQVRFELGAYALNPDIKIIAPWREWDLSSRETLMAYAEKRGIPVEQKRKGKSPYSMDANLLHISYEGGPLEDPWTEPEEDMWKWSVSPEQAPDKPEYIEMGFEYGDAVSLNGEKLSPATMLKLLNERAGRHGIGRLDIVENRYVGMKSRGCYETPGGTVLLKAHRALESITLDRELAHLKDDLMPRYAKLIYNGYWWSPERMAIQALVDETQKSVTGEVRLKLYKGNISVTGRKSEKESLFSEAIATFEDDQGAYDQKDAEGFIKLNALRLRIQAQSKK; this is encoded by the coding sequence ATTATGACAGACATTCGAAAAGTCGTCCTTGCTTATTCTGGAGGCCTGGATACATCCGTAATTTTGCGCTGGTTAGAAGAACAGTACCAGTGCGAGGTGGTCACATTTACAGCTGATTTAGGCCAGGGAGAAGAAGTTGAGCCCGCACGCGCAAAAGCAAAACAGCTTGGCGTTAAAGAGATTTATATTGAAGATTTGCGTGAGGAATTTGTACGTGACTTCGTGTATCCGATGTTTCGCTGTAATACTATTTACGAGGGTGAGTATTTATTAGGCACTTCTATCGCTCGACCGTTGATTGCAAAGCGTTTAATTGAAATTGCACGTGAAACAGGTGCCGATGCAATTTCTCATGGTGCTACTGGTAAAGGTAATGATCAGGTTAGATTTGAATTGGGTGCATATGCCTTAAATCCTGATATTAAAATTATTGCGCCATGGCGTGAATGGGATTTAAGTTCGCGTGAAACACTAATGGCATACGCAGAAAAACGTGGAATACCTGTTGAGCAAAAGCGCAAAGGGAAATCACCTTATTCTATGGACGCAAATTTATTGCATATCTCATACGAAGGCGGTCCTCTCGAAGATCCGTGGACAGAGCCTGAAGAAGATATGTGGAAGTGGAGTGTGTCTCCTGAGCAAGCGCCAGATAAGCCTGAATATATTGAGATGGGTTTTGAGTATGGTGATGCTGTCTCACTGAATGGTGAGAAGCTATCGCCCGCGACAATGCTAAAATTACTAAATGAGCGTGCCGGTCGTCATGGTATTGGGCGTTTAGATATAGTTGAAAATCGCTATGTAGGAATGAAATCCCGCGGATGTTATGAAACACCAGGCGGAACAGTACTCCTCAAGGCGCATCGTGCATTGGAGTCTATCACACTCGATAGAGAGCTTGCTCACCTTAAAGATGATCTTATGCCACGCTACGCCAAGCTAATTTATAATGGTTATTGGTGGAGTCCTGAGCGAATGGCTATACAGGCATTAGTCGATGAAACCCAAAAAAGTGTCACTGGGGAGGTGCGTTTAAAGCTCTACAAAGGTAATATTAGTGTTACTGGTCGAAAATCAGAGAAGGAAAGTTTGTTTAGTGAGGCAATCGCCACATTCGAGGACGATCAAGGCGCGTATGATCAAAAAGACGCCGAAGGCTTTATTAAGCTAAATGCTTTAAGATTAAGAATTCAGGCGCAATCGAAAAAATAA
- the rnt gene encoding ribonuclease T, which yields MPTQHNIINNEVNFVPMGNRFRGFCPVVIDVETGGFNAQTDALLEVAAVILGIDAKGVLHCKESHSIHIKPFEGANMEPASLEVNGIDPFHPLRIASPEGEALKAIFKHVRKATKENICKRAILVGHNAFFDLSFLNATVNRANVKNNPFHPFSCFDTVSLGAMAYGQTVLSRIAQVSGLPWDNDEAHSALYDARKTAEIFCKILNTWNDRVENMIPMSNPDLANEDQEQPQE from the coding sequence ATGCCGACCCAACACAATATCATCAATAATGAAGTCAACTTCGTTCCTATGGGTAATCGTTTTCGAGGATTTTGCCCAGTTGTAATTGATGTAGAAACGGGCGGATTCAATGCACAAACTGATGCATTGTTAGAAGTTGCCGCGGTAATTTTAGGTATTGACGCTAAAGGCGTTTTACACTGCAAAGAATCTCATAGTATTCATATAAAGCCTTTTGAAGGCGCCAATATGGAACCAGCATCACTAGAAGTAAATGGAATTGATCCCTTTCATCCACTACGCATTGCTTCCCCAGAAGGTGAAGCGCTCAAAGCTATTTTCAAACATGTGCGCAAAGCTACTAAAGAAAATATATGTAAACGCGCTATCCTAGTTGGACATAACGCATTTTTTGATTTGAGCTTTCTAAATGCGACTGTAAATCGAGCCAATGTTAAGAACAATCCATTTCACCCTTTTAGTTGTTTTGATACCGTTAGCCTTGGTGCCATGGCATATGGCCAAACTGTTTTATCAAGGATTGCGCAAGTATCTGGGTTACCCTGGGATAATGATGAAGCTCACTCAGCACTATACGATGCACGCAAGACAGCTGAAATATTTTGCAAAATTCTTAATACCTGGAATGATAGAGTAGAAAATATGATACCCATGTCCAATCCAGACCTTGCTAATGAAGACCAAGAGCAACCTCAAGAATAA